Proteins encoded by one window of Methylovirgula ligni:
- a CDS encoding FAD-dependent oxidoreductase, translated as MRLAQIIETSCVVAGGGPAGMMAGLLLARAGVDTIVLEKHADFLRDFRGDTIHPSTLQAMDDLGLYDRFLALPHQEATILSAQFGDESIAIADFSHLPTRAKFIAFMPQWDFLDFIAREAQNYPNFRLIMHADVDDLVIADGVVKGVKAQTLQGPLEIRAALTIGADGRRSSVREKAGFTPTDIGAPMDVLWFKLTRRTGDTSEPLGRIAAGKFLVMINRGDQWQCGYVIPKGGFDVLKAQGIDVLRSSVAQLAPFMADRVAELADWTHVSLLTVTVNRLALWHRPGLLCIGDSAHAMSPVGGVGINLAIQDAIAAANILAPTLARKETPSTAMLAEVQHRRELAVKLMQALQVFIQKRVISNVLAAQDRPLPPPWPMRLFQYFPWLRRIPARVIGLGFRPERVRV; from the coding sequence GTGCGTTTGGCCCAGATTATTGAAACGAGCTGCGTGGTCGCCGGCGGCGGCCCCGCCGGCATGATGGCGGGACTGCTCCTCGCCCGCGCCGGGGTCGATACGATCGTGCTGGAGAAGCACGCCGACTTCCTGCGCGACTTCCGCGGCGACACGATCCATCCCTCGACCCTGCAGGCGATGGACGATCTCGGCCTCTACGATAGGTTTCTCGCCCTGCCGCACCAGGAGGCGACGATTCTTTCGGCGCAATTCGGCGACGAGAGCATTGCCATCGCCGATTTCTCGCATCTGCCGACGCGGGCGAAATTCATCGCCTTCATGCCGCAATGGGATTTTCTCGATTTCATCGCGCGCGAGGCACAAAACTATCCGAACTTCCGGCTCATCATGCACGCCGATGTGGATGATCTCGTTATCGCGGACGGCGTGGTGAAAGGCGTCAAAGCGCAGACGCTGCAAGGCCCGCTCGAAATCCGCGCCGCCCTGACCATCGGCGCCGACGGACGCCGTTCGAGCGTGCGCGAAAAGGCGGGGTTCACGCCAACGGATATCGGCGCGCCGATGGATGTGCTCTGGTTCAAGCTCACACGTCGCACCGGCGACACTTCGGAGCCTCTCGGCCGCATCGCCGCCGGAAAGTTTCTGGTGATGATCAATCGCGGCGATCAATGGCAATGCGGCTATGTCATTCCCAAGGGCGGCTTCGACGTCTTGAAAGCACAGGGCATCGATGTCCTGCGCTCCAGTGTCGCGCAACTCGCGCCCTTCATGGCCGACCGTGTCGCCGAACTCGCCGACTGGACCCATGTCAGTCTGCTGACGGTGACGGTGAACCGGCTGGCGCTGTGGCATCGGCCGGGCCTTCTTTGCATCGGCGATAGCGCGCATGCCATGTCGCCGGTCGGCGGCGTCGGCATCAATCTCGCGATTCAGGACGCCATCGCCGCAGCGAATATCCTGGCGCCGACGCTGGCACGCAAGGAGACGCCGAGCACTGCCATGCTCGCCGAGGTACAGCACCGGCGCGAACTGGCGGTCAAGCTCATGCAGGCGCTGCAGGTCTTTATCCAGAAGCGGGTGATCTCCAACGTTCTCGCTGCGCAGGACCGGCCGCTGCCACCGCCCTGGCCAATGCGGCTCTTCCAGTATTTTCCTTGGCTGCGGCGGATTCCCGCGCGCGTCATCGGCCTCGGCTTCCGGCCGGAGCGCGTGCGTGTGTGA
- the pgi gene encoding glucose-6-phosphate isomerase, translating into MDRPEISEAFFALEAHLSDFHDVTIADLFTKDARRFADFHVVLDDLLFDFSKHRIDRTTLKLLLDLARAAKLEERRAVLFAGATINPTEGRAAMHMALRTMSGVPMQVQGRDVMPEVLAERHKMLAFAEAVRDGGLKTAAGERFAHVVNIGIGGSDLGPAMAARALSPFVAPHLDLHFVANVDGADLADTLKRVDLARTLFVVSSKTFTTLETMTNARAARRAVIDRLGEAAVPAHFAAVSTAPKEVAAFGIPEDCRFLFWDWVGGRYSLWSSIGLSLAIGIGKQNFEDFLRGGEDVDNHFTTTPLAENIPVLMALIEIWYRDFWDCAAQAVIPYDQRLGRFPAYLQQLEMESNGKSVDLSGAAAGTSTGPVIFGEPGTNAQHAFFQLFHQGTEIVPVDFLLAAEPLASDPAQHPLLVANCLAQSEALFRGRTRAEVEAKLRAQGLDDEAIAALAPHKVFEGNRPSSTFLYKSLTPRTLGRLIALYEHKVFVQSVIWNIDPFDQWGVELGKELALRLAPLSADPAADTTGLDASTAGLLAHLRALRKT; encoded by the coding sequence ATGGACCGTCCCGAAATTTCCGAAGCGTTTTTTGCACTCGAAGCGCATCTCAGCGATTTTCATGATGTGACGATCGCCGATCTGTTCACGAAGGATGCGCGCCGCTTCGCCGATTTTCATGTCGTGCTTGACGATCTGCTGTTCGATTTCTCGAAGCACCGGATCGACCGCACGACGCTCAAGCTGCTCCTCGATCTCGCCCGCGCCGCGAAGCTCGAAGAGCGTCGCGCGGTGCTTTTCGCCGGCGCCACCATCAATCCGACCGAAGGCCGGGCCGCAATGCATATGGCCCTGCGCACTATGAGCGGCGTGCCGATGCAGGTGCAAGGCCGCGACGTGATGCCCGAGGTTCTGGCCGAACGGCACAAGATGCTCGCCTTCGCCGAAGCCGTGCGCGACGGCGGCCTGAAAACCGCGGCAGGAGAGCGCTTCGCCCATGTCGTCAATATCGGAATCGGCGGCTCGGATCTCGGGCCGGCGATGGCGGCGCGCGCACTCTCGCCCTTCGTCGCGCCGCATCTCGATCTTCACTTCGTCGCCAATGTCGATGGCGCCGATCTCGCCGACACGCTGAAGCGCGTCGATCTCGCGCGCACGCTTTTCGTCGTCAGCTCGAAGACATTCACGACGCTCGAGACGATGACCAACGCCCGCGCGGCGCGCCGGGCTGTGATCGACAGGCTGGGCGAAGCGGCCGTGCCGGCGCATTTCGCCGCCGTCTCGACTGCGCCTAAGGAGGTCGCCGCCTTCGGCATCCCGGAGGACTGCCGCTTCCTCTTCTGGGATTGGGTTGGCGGGCGCTATTCGCTCTGGTCGTCGATCGGGCTGTCGCTCGCCATCGGCATCGGCAAACAGAATTTCGAGGATTTTCTGCGCGGCGGCGAAGACGTCGACAATCATTTCACGACAACGCCGCTCGCCGAAAACATCCCCGTGCTGATGGCGCTGATCGAAATCTGGTATCGCGACTTCTGGGATTGTGCGGCGCAGGCAGTGATCCCTTACGATCAGCGGCTGGGGCGCTTCCCCGCCTATCTGCAACAGCTCGAAATGGAATCGAACGGCAAATCGGTCGATCTTTCGGGCGCGGCCGCAGGCACGTCCACGGGGCCGGTAATCTTCGGCGAGCCGGGCACCAATGCGCAGCACGCCTTCTTCCAGCTCTTCCACCAAGGTACCGAGATCGTCCCGGTCGATTTCCTCCTCGCGGCGGAACCTCTCGCGAGCGACCCGGCGCAGCACCCCTTGCTCGTCGCCAATTGCCTCGCCCAAAGCGAAGCCTTGTTCCGCGGCCGCACGCGGGCCGAAGTCGAAGCCAAATTGCGAGCGCAGGGCCTCGACGACGAAGCCATCGCGGCGCTGGCGCCGCACAAGGTCTTCGAGGGCAACCGGCCGTCGAGCACCTTCCTCTACAAGAGCCTGACGCCCCGCACGCTCGGCCGGCTGATCGCGCTCTATGAGCACAAGGTCTTCGTCCAGTCCGTCATCTGGAACATCGACCCCTTCGATCAATGGGGCGTCGAACTCGGCAAGGAACTGGCGCTGCGACTCGCGCCGCTCTCGGCCGATCCGGCGGCGGACACGACCGGCCTCGATGCCTCGACGGCAGGCCTGCTCGCGCATCTGCGCGCTTTACGCAAGACTTGA
- a CDS encoding TMEM175 family protein: protein MLNYYNRIAGQSIERLAAISDGVFAVAMTLLVLDLHTPAAEAIHSEGELWRAILAIAPRLLVYLMSFLTLGIFWVGQQTQLNHLERSDRDLSWLHLAFLFSVSLTPFSTSLMAEFIAYRVALVVYWANILLLGILLYASWSYAIRAQLVKADVTQVVQQAFKRRVIGAQSLYAFGAALCLINTYWALGFILLVQLNYALAPRIGFLPKL, encoded by the coding sequence GTGCTGAACTATTACAATCGCATCGCCGGGCAAAGCATCGAGCGGCTGGCGGCCATCAGCGATGGCGTCTTCGCCGTGGCGATGACGCTGCTGGTGCTCGATCTGCATACGCCCGCTGCGGAGGCGATCCACAGCGAGGGCGAGTTGTGGCGGGCGATCCTCGCCATCGCGCCGCGCCTGCTCGTCTACCTGATGAGCTTCCTGACGCTCGGCATTTTCTGGGTCGGCCAGCAGACCCAGCTCAACCATCTCGAACGCAGCGATCGCGACCTCTCCTGGCTGCATCTCGCCTTTCTGTTTTCGGTATCGCTGACGCCCTTCTCGACATCGCTGATGGCGGAATTCATCGCCTATCGTGTCGCGCTTGTCGTCTATTGGGCGAACATCCTGCTGCTCGGCATACTTCTGTATGCGAGCTGGTCTTATGCGATCCGTGCGCAATTGGTGAAGGCCGATGTGACGCAGGTCGTGCAGCAAGCCTTCAAGCGGCGCGTGATCGGCGCGCAAAGTCTTTACGCCTTCGGCGCCGCGCTCTGCCTGATCAACACCTATTGGGCGCTCGGATTCATTCTGCTCGTGCAGTTGAATTACGCGCTGGCGCCGCGGATCGGATTTTTACCGAAATTGTGA
- a CDS encoding SWIB/MDM2 domain-containing protein — protein MPSAPKKTATKAKAPAPKKTAAPGISAFNKPLTPSKELAAVVGAEPLPRTEVVSKVWVYIKKHKLQNPANKREILADDKLQAVFGKKSATMFELNKFLAKHLK, from the coding sequence ATGCCTAGCGCACCGAAAAAGACTGCCACCAAAGCCAAGGCCCCCGCCCCCAAGAAGACGGCGGCGCCCGGTATCAGCGCCTTCAACAAGCCGTTGACGCCCTCCAAGGAACTCGCCGCCGTTGTCGGTGCCGAGCCGCTGCCCCGCACCGAAGTGGTGAGCAAGGTCTGGGTCTATATCAAGAAGCACAAGCTGCAGAACCCGGCCAACAAGCGCGAGATTCTTGCGGACGACAAGCTTCAGGCTGTCTTCGGCAAGAAGTCCGCCACCATGTTCGAACTGAACAAGTTCCTCGCCAAGCACCTGAAATAA
- a CDS encoding argininosuccinate synthase: MSDPKKIKRVVLAYSGGLDTSIILKWLQTTYGCEVVTFTADLGQGEELEPARQKALLLGIKPEHIFIEDLREEFVRDYVFPMFRANAQYEGLYLLGTAIARPLIAKKQIEIARKVGADAVAHGATGKGNDQVRFELAYYALEPDIKVIAPWREWDLTSRTALLNFAEQNQIPIAKDKRGDAPFSVDANLLHVSSEGKVLEDPAQDVPDYVYSRTVNPEDAPDKPTFIEIEFKSGDPVAVDGEALSPAALLTHLNALGRVNGIGRLDLVENRFVGMKSRGMYETPGGTILLAAHRGIEQVTLDRGAAHLKDELMPKYAELIYNGFWFSPEREMLQALIDKSQEFVTGKVRLKLYKGSVGVVGRSSPYSLYDQDLVTFEDGAVAYDHQDAAGFIKLNALRLRTLARRKSKAKAK, encoded by the coding sequence ATGTCCGATCCGAAAAAGATCAAGCGCGTCGTCCTCGCCTATTCCGGCGGCCTCGATACCTCGATCATCCTCAAATGGCTGCAGACGACCTACGGCTGCGAGGTCGTCACCTTCACCGCCGATCTTGGCCAGGGGGAGGAACTTGAGCCCGCGCGGCAGAAGGCGCTGCTCCTCGGCATTAAGCCCGAGCATATTTTCATCGAGGACCTGCGCGAGGAATTCGTCCGCGACTATGTCTTCCCGATGTTCCGCGCCAACGCGCAATATGAGGGGCTTTATCTGCTCGGCACCGCCATCGCGCGGCCGCTGATCGCCAAGAAGCAGATCGAGATCGCCCGCAAGGTCGGTGCCGATGCGGTGGCGCATGGCGCGACCGGCAAGGGCAACGATCAGGTGCGTTTCGAACTCGCCTATTATGCGCTGGAGCCGGACATCAAGGTGATCGCGCCGTGGCGCGAATGGGACCTGACCTCACGCACCGCGCTGCTCAATTTCGCCGAGCAGAACCAGATTCCGATCGCCAAGGACAAGCGCGGCGACGCGCCTTTCTCGGTCGATGCCAATCTGCTGCACGTTTCCTCCGAAGGCAAGGTGCTGGAAGACCCCGCGCAGGACGTGCCGGATTACGTCTACTCGCGCACCGTCAATCCGGAGGATGCGCCGGACAAGCCGACCTTCATCGAGATCGAATTCAAGTCGGGCGATCCCGTCGCTGTCGACGGCGAGGCTCTGTCGCCGGCGGCTCTGCTCACGCATTTGAACGCGCTCGGCCGCGTCAACGGCATCGGCCGGCTCGATCTCGTCGAGAACCGTTTCGTCGGCATGAAATCGCGGGGCATGTACGAAACGCCCGGCGGCACGATCCTGCTCGCGGCGCATCGCGGCATCGAGCAGGTCACGCTCGATCGCGGCGCGGCGCATCTCAAAGATGAGCTGATGCCGAAATATGCGGAGCTCATCTACAACGGCTTCTGGTTCTCGCCGGAGCGCGAGATGCTGCAGGCACTGATCGACAAGTCGCAGGAGTTCGTCACTGGCAAGGTGCGGTTGAAGCTCTACAAGGGTTCCGTCGGTGTCGTCGGCCGCTCGAGTCCCTATTCGCTTTACGATCAGGATCTCGTCACTTTCGAGGACGGCGCCGTCGCCTACGATCACCAGGATGCGGCGGGCTTCATCAAGCTCAATGCTCTGCGCTTGCGCACGCTGGCGCGGCGGAAAAGCAAGGCGAAAGCGAAGTGA
- a CDS encoding anti-sigma factor family protein — MKRISPADHLLLHALADQELDAAAALPLEARIETDPALADEYARIVALKDRLKGLPKQEVSQDFAARITAIAGGKSSSGRARILSLDHVDWRALAACLVLTALLASAGTYLVTAPRSDAAIEDEIANDHHRSLLASSQTDVLSSERHTVKPWFDRKLGLSPPTIDLAGEGFPLVGGRVAVVAGNAVPALVYRRRQHLITLVAMPQSAGQDQVETPHAMVVDGYNTVHWAAGGFKYWAISDLDADELESFVTALGAR, encoded by the coding sequence ATGAAACGCATTTCGCCCGCAGATCATCTGCTTCTGCATGCACTCGCTGACCAGGAATTGGATGCGGCTGCGGCGTTGCCGCTTGAGGCGCGGATCGAGACCGATCCGGCGCTCGCCGACGAATATGCGCGCATCGTCGCGCTCAAGGATCGGCTCAAGGGTCTGCCCAAGCAGGAGGTTTCGCAGGACTTTGCCGCCCGCATCACGGCGATTGCGGGCGGCAAATCATCATCGGGGCGAGCGCGAATTTTGTCGCTTGATCACGTAGACTGGCGCGCGCTGGCCGCCTGCCTCGTTCTGACAGCCTTGCTGGCGAGCGCCGGCACCTATCTCGTCACCGCGCCGCGTAGCGATGCGGCCATTGAAGACGAGATAGCGAATGACCATCATCGGAGCCTTTTAGCCTCCAGCCAGACCGACGTTCTTTCCTCCGAGCGCCATACCGTCAAACCGTGGTTCGACCGGAAGCTGGGGTTGTCGCCCCCGACGATTGATCTTGCAGGCGAAGGGTTCCCGCTCGTCGGCGGCCGCGTCGCGGTCGTCGCGGGCAATGCTGTCCCGGCGCTCGTCTACCGACGCCGGCAGCACTTGATCACTTTGGTCGCAATGCCGCAGAGCGCCGGGCAGGATCAGGTCGAGACACCACACGCAATGGTCGTTGACGGCTACAATACGGTACACTGGGCCGCTGGGGGCTTCAAATATTGGGCGATCTCCGATCTCGATGCGGACGAGCTCGAGAGTTTTGTCACGGCTCTGGGGGCGAGATAG